From the Fulvia fulva chromosome 2, complete sequence genome, one window contains:
- a CDS encoding GTPase-activating protein GYP7: MPSTPPPADGAADPPSPPSPTASFYDMSDDEETEYRAVGHSNTRKGVKLLYAKSKVYLHPSLSAKDNVAGYIALMQQKPGEAEPPTSPGSSTGTYRARSRSDLLLAWIPESGLGDVAEKYTKVENASIGGDAPKQSFLVPRPPVVTTHSSSLGTYAFAIPVSDIFSILVRPPSTGWWFGSVVVNSRAGDSFPALFFHDSECQSTIAQRKKLQRENFSIEGKEGGMFWGGDQLLEWLKKYVGIERSAQEPSIYLVDPNDADKLSFGSGGKPTPDKVRNVLEGKHKDEPSKQKQNAVTGIHQDPVTTALKTARFNFMEKMAQVTTFTRRTAQAVAENKNLPPQVRRLMQNPQVQTVSDEFDSARLYLARWAMGIAEQSEKERNQRIWTAKDILEVEDSELGQFELLDAEGLNLADKRKSVTLSEWNSFFNSRTGRLEKTPDEVKERVFHGGLDANDGVRKEAWLFLLGVYEWDSTKEERHAKMNSLRDEYIRLKGAWWERMVDEGGTLEEREWWKEQKMRIEKDVHRTDRHLPLFAGEDIPHPDPDSPFAESGTNVHLEQMKDMLLTYNEYNRDLGYVQGMSDLLAPIYAIEQDDAVAFWGFTKFMERMERNFLRDQSGMRLQLLTLDQLVQLLDPKLYEHLAKVDSTNFFFFFRMLLVWFKREFEFEDILRMWEGLWTDYYSSNFHLFLAAAILEKHRNVIMEHLKGFDEVLKYVNELSGTIDLNSTMVRAEALFRKFQRMVEAIDRKSNFPIPTVRQRLPQPPPPVTSPGSRPGSDGRTRQSSSTGIGSAGGHSRQGSSSGAQASGRDRTVGDAVATGIGAEKERVISSELRLLLSRDIPKLDKQEVKDHGGGIGR; the protein is encoded by the exons ATGCCTTCAACACCACCTCCAGCAGACGGTGCTGCTGACCCCCCGAGTCCACCATCACCAACAGCTAGTTTCTACGACATGAGCGACGACGAGGAGACCGAGTATCGTGCCGTGGGGCACAGCAACACGAGGAAGGGAGTCAAGCTGCTATATGCAAAGAGCAAGGTCTATCTACACCCATCGCTGAGCGCGAAGGACAATGTCGCTGGCTACATCGCGTTGATGCAGCAGAAGCCTGGCGAGGCCGAGCCACCCACCAGTCCTGGCAGCAGTACCGGAACGTATCGAGCGCGATCACGATCAGATCTACTACTGGCATGGATACCGGAGAGCGGACTGGGAGACGTCGCAGAGAAGTACACCAAGGTCGAGAATGCGTCCATCGGCGGCGATGCCCCCAAACAATCGTTCCTTGTCCCGCGGCCGCCTGTAGTCACGACACACAGCTCGAGTCTGGGCACGTATGCATTCGCGATACCTGTCAGCGACATCTTCAGCATTCTGGTCCGACCGCCGAGCACTGGCTGGTGGTTTGGCAGTGTCGTCGTCAACTCGCGAGCAGGCGACAGCTTTCCGGCCCTCTTCTTCCATGATTCCGAATGTCAATCGACCATAGCACAACGCAAGAAGCTACAGCGGGAGAACTTCAGCATCGAAGGCAAAGAGGGTGGCATGTTCTGGGGTGGAGATCAACTTCTTGAGTGGCTGAAGAAATATGTCGGGATCGAGAGGTCAGCACAAGAGCCTAGCATTTACTTGGTCGACCCGAACGATGCAGACAAGCTATCTTTTGGCAGTGGAGGCAAGCCGACTCCCGATAAAGTACGCAACGTGTTAGAAGGCAAGCACAAGGACGAGCCATCGAAACAGAAACAAAACGCTGTCACAGGCATCCACCAGGACCCTGTCACAACTGCTCTGAAAACGGCCAGGTTCAATTTCATGGAGAAGATGGCCCAAGTTACCACCTTCACACGTAGGACGGCACAGGCGGTAGCGGAGAACAAGAATCTGCCGCCGCAGGTCAGGAGGCTGATGCAGAACCCGCAAGTGCAGACTGTGTCGGATGAGTTCGACTCTGCTAGACTGTACCTTGCAAGGTGGGCAATGGGCATTGCTGAGCAGTCAGAGAAGGAGCGGAACCAAAGAATCTGGACTGCAAAGGACATCCTCGAAGTGGAAGATAGTGAGCTTGGGCAGTTCGAGCTACTGGATGCCGAAGGATTGAACCTTGCCGACAAGAGGAAGTCTGTGACACTGTCTGAGTGGAACAGCTTTTTCAACTCGCGAACCGGACGACTGGAGAAGACGCCAGATGAGGTCAAAGAGCGAGTGTTTCACGGTGGTCTCGATGCCAACGACGGTGTGCGGAAAGAGGCGTGGTTGTTTCTGCTTGGCGTGTATGAGTGGGACAGTACAAAGGAGGAACGACACGCAAAGATGAACAGTCTCCGAGATGAGTACATTCGCCTGAAGGGTGCTTGGTGGGAGCGCATGGTCGATGAAGGCGGCACTCTCGAAGAGCGTGAATGGTGGAAGGAGCAGAAGATGCGCATCG AGAAGGATGTTCATCGCACTGATCGACACCTCCCACTGTTTGCTGGCGAAGACATTCCACACCCTGATCCAGACTCACCTTTTGCTGAGTCCGGCACGAACGTTCACCTTGAGCAGATGAAGGATATGCTGCTGACTTATAATGAATACAACCGCGATCTTGGCTACGTTCAAGGAATGTCTGACCTCCTTGCACCGATCTATGCCATTGAGCAAGACGATGCTGTGGCATTTTGGGGCTTTACGAAGTTCATGGAGCGGATGGAGCGAAACTTCTTACGAGACCAATCTGGCATGCGATTGCAGCTTCTGACCCTCGATCAACTGGTACAACTACTGGACCCCAAGCTATATGAACATCTGGCCAAAGTTGACAGCACAAACTTTTTCTTCTTTTTCCGTATGCTACTGGTCTGGTTCAAGCGCGAGTTCGAATTTGAAGACATCCTACGCATGTGGGAAGGACTATGGACCGACTACTACAGCAGCAACTTTCACCTCTTCCTCGCTGCTGCGATCCTTGAAAAGCACCGAAACGTCATCATGGAGCACCTCAAAGGCTTCGATGAAGTGCTGAAGTATGTGAACGAGCTGTCTGGCACAATCGATCTCAATTCTACAATGGTCCGGGCAGAAGCACTTTTCAGAAAGTTCCAACGAATGGTAGAGGCGATCGATCGAAAGAGCAACTTTCCGATTCCGACTGTTAGGCAACGACTACCACAGCCACCACCTCCGGTTACCAGCCCTGGGAGTCGGCCGGGAAGTGATGGAAGAACAAGACAGTCGAGCAGTACGGGTATCGGCAGTGCAGGTGGGCACTCGAGACAAGGTTCGTCGTCCGGCGCACAAGCGTCCGGTCGGGACAGGACTGTTGGCGATGCTGTCGCAACTGGCATTGGTGCAGAGAAGGAGAGGGTCATCTCATCCGAGCTGCGTTTACTGCTCAGCCGAGACATTCCCAAGCTCGATAAGCAAGAGGTTAAGGACCATGGCGGTGGTATTGGAAGGTAG
- a CDS encoding Acetamidase yields MFAEAIATARTMDEERQRNPTKPLPPLYGLPISLKDGFKIPGFDATMGFVSLVDQPATTYSALPALLKDLGAVFYCQTSKSRYRSLDETPGTHPGPPWPLPRSFETPRLIYLTDVPQTLMSADSYNNVFGRTLNPYNTAMTPGGSSGGEAALIAMRGSILGLCTDIAGSVRIPAVCNGIYGFKACASIIPYAGQQSPASPGIPGIIPSIGPLATSSRACAFLLENAMKAEAWRYDGTVLHLPWQDWQAKSSQPLRIGLIEDNAMHTPSPPIRRALRESAEKLRRAGHELVPISLEDLNITQTVDENGEMYGLDGSQMANKLLSASGEPVVPSVIKAALLDRPAKILPEIMSLNDCAHTAVPIADWYSVSYTSLFNYLDWPATVLPVGTVSSEDVVDDGAKYGARDEHVYKSYTGPEEYAGLPTSIQLLRQPQEDEKLAWYAQVVDRVLHSEA; encoded by the exons ATGTTTGCGGAAGCTATTGCAACAGCCAGGACCATGGATGAGGAGCGACAGCGTAATCCTACGAAACCACTGCCACCACTTTATGGCCTGCCCATCTCGCTCAAAGATGGCTTCAAAATTCCGGGCTTTGACGCAACAATGGGCTTCGTCAGTCTCGTCGATCAGCCAGCTACCACCTACAGTGCGCTTCCAGCATTGCTGAAGGATCTCGGCGCTGTGTTTTACTGCCAGACCAGTAAGTCCAGGTACAGAAGCCTTGATGAGACACCTGGGACACACCCAGGACCCCCATGGCCTCTGCCCCGTTCGTTTGAGACACCTAGGCTAATATACCTTACAGATGTTCCTCAAACGCTCATGTCAGCAGACTCCTACAACAATGTCTTCGGCCGAACGCTGAATCCCTACAATACCGCGATGACTCCAGGTGGCTCGTCTGGCGGTGAAGCAGCATTGATAGCTATGCGTGGATCTATCCTGGGTCTATGCACTGACATTGCTGGAAGTGTTCGTATACCCGCAGTGTGTAACGGGATCTATGGCTTCAAGGCGTGTGCTTCAATCATCCCGTACGCAGGTCAGCAGTCTCCAGCAAGTCCTGGCATTCCTGGCATCATCCCTTCCATTGGACCTCTGGCAACATCTTCTCGTGCCTGCGCCTTCCTGCTCGAGAATGCGATGAAGGCTGAAGCGTGGAGATACGATGGAACTGTTCTTCATCTGCCGTGGCAAGATTGGCAGGCAAAATCGTCCCAGCCTCTCCGGATTGGTCTAATCGAGGATAATGCCATGCACACGCCTTCGCCGCCCATTCGAAGGGCACTGCGTGAGAGTGCAGAAAAGCTTCGTCGTGCTGGCCATGAACTCGTCCCAATATCGCTTGAGGATCTCAACATCACCCAGACAGTGGACGAGAACGGGGAGATGTACGGTCTTGATGGCTCTCAAATGGCCAACAAACTCCTCTCTGCCTCGGGTGAGCCTGTGGTGCCCTCCGTCATCAAAGCGGCTCTCCTGGACAGGCCCGCAAAGATACTGCCAGAAATCATGAGTCTCAACGACTG CGCGCATACGGCGGTCCCGATCGCCGACTGGTATAGTGTCAGCTATACATCGCTGTTCAACTATCTGGACTGGCCGGCGACGGTGCTGCCCGTGGGGACTGTGAGTAGTGAGGACGTAGTGGACGATGGTGCAAAGTATGGAGCGCGGGATGAACACGTCTACAAGTCGTATACTGGGCCTGAGGAGTATGCTGGGCTGCCGACAAGTATTCAGCTGTTGCGACAGCCGCAAGAGGATGAGAAACTTGCTTGGTATGCTCAGGTCGTGGATAGGGTCCTGCATAGCGAGGCGTAG
- a CDS encoding ARS-binding protein 2 yields the protein MYRQQHGGAGADQQYHGTAIGHFASPVFGIDPALHDSQHLLQPTSNATPTRQSPHRRISSNEGLMQPPNTSSPRNSPAPNYKPRDRARPPRHVTAETITDTFVNFILYCNPNFPLDVDTSALRTNFQSPPKSDSKDFDTFRLFELVKKLDAKEIKTWGQLALDLGVEAPDIAKGQSTQKVQQYSVRLKRWMRATHIDAFFEYLLGKQHSYFNEIPHPSDPYPTTGRDGVMAEEDLAIRALDPSFRPKRGRRRNSETEQDEAADTDQPHKQPRLNDNTSSFSAVPNSAVPMSAHPDSFNDPWAVASAVTPQSFAPWSGRLSASAVSATSNLRWQLSQSQNPSTPHPMSAVPGSMSARIDAAFDGKPKSAVTPSSRRRRRHGPAVSSAWPSNNTPGAKPRGRPPANRNVQDGPFGTFPADPTNDKSKGHVQEPKSAVELPTPQTVPPTYTMPEGRPGRLSLQVPPHQGGPVRLATPPALQVNGEHQDLETRSDSDDPSRASMMMVPAVQGSHVGVTIVPDDAPPSFSFEALKRVVASDLLRATMLGRRQRLTGDEAKRLADAVLDRLAVPRSESGPALDDLARLTAASWLGVGDQYGVPLGPSAGHGKRIQVTRFRTDAAGYEEITYDEDEEGVRELFDLSWHVSQGGCMGTFEMKGLSIAGPPAPEPETTHDMILRKGLEALRRMDSKDLRNVETENWLEKNMLDVARSVVQGSTGNDDNVDWKAKYRAMEFGANVAKGEVKRVRQRMLEKVLDALL from the coding sequence ATGTATCGACAACAGCATGGCGGCGCAGGCGCTGATCAGCAGTATCATGGTACGGCCATTGGCCACTTTGCGTCGCCTGTCTTTGGAATCGACCCAGCATTGCACGACAGTCAACACCTTCTACAGCCGACCTCAAATGCTACGCCAACGCGACAGTCACCACATCGAAGGATCTCCTCCAATGAAGGCTTGATGCAGCCTCCAAACACGTCCTCTCCGCGCAACAGTCCAGCTCCTAATTACAAGCCACGAGATAGGGCCCGACCTCCCAGGCATGTCACTGCAGAGACTATTACCGATACATTCGTGAACTTCATACTGTATTGCAATCCCAACTTTCCACTTGATGTCGACACTTCAGCCCTCAGAACCAATTTCCAGAGTCCACCAAAGAGCGACAGCAAGGACTTCGACACGTTTCGCCTATTTGAGCTGGTCAAGAAGCTTGACGCCAAAGAGATCAAGACCTGGGGTCAGCTTGCACTAGACCTTGGTGTTGAAGCTCCAGACATCGCAAAAGGTCAGTCTACCCAAAAGGTGCAGCAGTACAGTGTACGTCTGAAGCGATGGATGCGAGCAACGCATATCGATGCGTTCTTCGAGTACCTCCTGGGCAAGCAGCACTCTTACTTCAATGAGATTCCCCACCCGAGCGATCCTTATCCTACGACGGGCAGAGATGGGGTCATGGCGGAAGAGGATCTCGCAATCAGAGCACTTGACCCTTCGTTCAGACCAAAGCGAGGCAGACGACGAAACTCTGAGACGGAGCAAGACGAGGCGGCAGATACCGATCAACCTCACAAGCAGCCACGGCTCAACGATAATACATCATCCTTCTCTGCTGTGCCCAACTCTGCAGTGCCTATGAGCGCACACCCGGACAGTTTCAACGACCCATGGGCAGTAGCTTCGGCAGTAACACCTCAAAGCTTTGCTCCATGGTCTGGCCGCCTCTCTGCGTCTGCAGTATCAGCAACGTCGAATCTAAGATGGCAGCTCAGCCAGAGCCAGAACCCAAGCACGCCACATCCAATGAGCGCAGTGCCTGGCTCAATGTCGGCGCGTATTGATGCAGCATTTGACGGCAAACCCAAATCCGCAGTCACGCCTTCCTCACGAAGACGGAGACGGCATGGTCCAGCAGTGTCTAGTGCTTGGCCATCCAACAACACGCCTGGTGCGAAGCCACGAGGTCGTCCTCCAGCGAACCGCAATGTGCAAGATGGCCCATTCGGCACTTTCCCAGCTGATCCTACGAATGACAAGTCGAAAGGTCATGTGCAGGAGCCAAAGTCTGCAGTAGAGCTTCCGACGCCACAAACAGTACCACCGACATACACGATGCCAGAAGGACGACCAGGAAGACTCTCGCTCCAGGTACCACCACACCAAGGTGGACCCGTGCGGCTCGCCACACCTCCAGCGTTGCAAGTCAATGGCGAACATCAAGATCTCGAAACAAGAAGTGACTCGGATGATCCTTCGCGAGCGTCAATGATGATGGTGCCGGCAGTGCAGGGCTCACATGTTGGCGTCACGATCGTTCCGGATGATGCACCACCTAGCTTCTCTTTCGAGGCTCTGAAGCGAGTGGTAGCGAGCGATCTCCTTCGAGCGACTATGCTTGGGCGGCGGCAGCGTCTCACAGGTGATGAGGCCAAACGGCTTGCAGATGCTGTACTCGACCGATTAGCGGTACCTCGGTCAGAGTCGGGTCCAGCTCTCGATGATCTTGCTCGCCTCACAGCAGCCTCTTGGCTCGGAGTAGGTGATCAATATGGCGTACCTCTGGGACCTTCTGCAGGACATGGCAAGCGTATCCAGGTAACTCGCTTTCGCACGGATGCCGCCGGCTACGAGGAAATCACCTATGATGAGGATGAAGAAGGCGTCCGAGAACTTTTTGATCTCTCGTGGCACGTCAGCCAAGGCGGCTGCATGGGCACCTTTGAGATGAAAGGTCTTTCAATTGCTGGGCCGCCGGCACCAGAGCCAGAGACTACCCATGATATGATCTTGAGGAAAGGCCTAGAAGCTTTGCGGAGAATGGACTCCAAAGACCTCCGGAATGTCGAGACTGAGAACTGGCTGGAGAAGAATATGCTGGATGTCGCGAGGTCTGTCGTGCAAGGATCGACTGGCAATGATGACAATGTCGATTGGAAGGCGAAGTATAGAGCTATGGAGTTTGGCGCGAATGTCGCCAAGGGCGAAGTGAAAAGAGTGCGGCAGAGGATGCTGGAAAAGGTGTTGGATGCGCTCCTATGA
- a CDS encoding Formate dehydrogenase, whose translation MVFARSALRAVRPASSLLSQRAGTAFAARSGMGGVRTLTATSSQQGKVLMVLYDGFEHAKQEPKLLGTTENELGLRKWIEDQGHTLVTTSDKEGENSKFDQELVDAEVIITTPFHPGYLTAERLAKAKNLKIAVTAGIGSDHVDLNAANKTNGGITVAEVTGSNVVSVAEHVVMTMLVLVRNFVPAHEQIARGDWNVAEVAKNEYDLENKVVGTVAVGRIGERVLRRLKPFDCKELLYFDYQALSPEKEKEIGCRRVENLEEMLAQCDVVTINCPLHEKTRGLFNKDLISKMKKGSWLVNTARGAIVVKEDVADALKSGQLRGYGGDVWFPQPAPKDHPLRYANYGPFNSGGNATVPHMSGTSLDAQSRYANGVKSILQSYWSGKHDYRPEDLIVYKGDYATKAYGQREKIKQSS comes from the exons ATGGTATTTGCACGATCAGCCCTCCGCGCCGTTCGCCCAGCGAGCTCTCTGCTCAGCCAGAGAGCTGGCACTGCATTCGCTGCCCGCAGCGGCATGGGAGGTGTCAGAACGCTGACCGCAACCTCTTCACAACAGGGCAAAGTTCTTATGGTCCTGTACGAT GGCTTTGAGCACGCCAAGCAAGAGCCAAAGCTGTTGGGTACCACCGAGAACGAGCTTGGTCTCAGGAAGTGGATTGAGGACCAAGGCCACACGCTCGTGACCACCTCCGACAAGGAGGGCGAGAACAGCAAGTTCGACCAGgagctcgtagacgccgaAGTCATCATCACCACCCC ATTCCACCCAGGTTACCTCACCGCTGAGCGTCTCGCCAAGGCGAAGAACCTCAAGATCGCCGTCACTGCTGGTATTGGTTCCGACCACGTCGACCTCAACGCAGCCAACAAGACCAATGGCGGTATCACCGTCGCCGAAGTCACTGGCTCCAACGTTGTCTCCGTCGCCGAGCACGTCGTCATGACCATGCTTGTCCTCGTCCGCAACTTCGTCCCAGCACACGAGCAGATTGCCCGCGGCGACTGGAACGTCGCTGAGGTCGCCAAGAACGAGTACGATCTCGAGAACAAGGTTGTCGGTACCGTCGCTGTTGGCCGTATCGGTGAGCGTGTGCTCCGCCGCCTGAAGCCATTCGACTGCAAGGAGCTCCTCTACTTCGACTACCAGGCACTGTCGCCAGAGAAGGAGAAGGAGATTGGTTGCCGAAGAGTCGAGAACCTCGAGGAGATGTTGGCCCAGTGTGATGTTGTCACCATCAACTGCCCACTTCACGAGAAGACCCGCGGTCTCTTCAACAAGGACTTGATCTCCAAGATGAAGAAGG GCTCGTGGCTCGTCAACACCGCCCGTGGTGCGATCGTTGTAAAGGAGGATGTTGCTGATGCTCTCAAGAGCGGCCAGCTCCGTGGTTACGGTGGTGACGTCTGGTTCCCACAGCCAGCACCAAAGGACCACCCACTCCGATACGCCAACTACGGCCCATTCAACTCTGGCGGTAACGCCACAGTTCCACACATGTCCGGAACCTCGCTCGACGCACAATCCCGCTACGCCAACGGTGTCAAGAGCATCCTGCAGTCATACTGGAGCGGCAAGCACGACTACCGCCCAGAAGACCTTATTGTCTACAAGGGTGACTATGCCACCAAGGCATACGGTCAACGTGAGAAGATCAAGCAGTCCTCTTAG
- a CDS encoding Cytochrome c oxidase polypeptide 5, mitochondrial has translation MLRTATRLPAAVQTTRSAAAALTPLSRKQQSQQQVRCAHAISNPTLANIEKRWEAMPPQEQADLWMALRDRMKVDWNELTLQEKKAAYWIAFGPHGPRAEAPPGEGTKVFLYTMIGIGAAGVLFGATRYFAKGTPRTMNKEWQEATNEYLKENKIEPITWVGNPDYKGPGAVQSPPAPKE, from the exons ATGCTGCGAACCGCGACCCGTCTCCCTGCCGCCGTGCAGACCACACGCTCTGCCGCCGCAGCCCTCACACCTCTCTCGCGGAAACAGCAGTCACAGCAGCAGGTGCGATGCGCGCATGCCATCTCCAACCCAACACTCGCGAACATTGAGAAGCGATGGGAGGCCATGCCACCCCAGGAGCAGGCCGATCTGTGGATGGCTCTGCGGGATCGTATGAAGGTCGACTGGAATGAGCTCACGCTTCAGGAGAAGAAGGCCG CCTACTGGATCGCTTTCGGCCCACACGGCCCACGTGCTGAGGCTCCTCCAGGCGAGGGCACCAAGGTCTTCTTGTACACCATGATTGGTATCGGCGCAGCAGGTGTCCTCTTCGGTGCGACTCGCTACTTCGCCAAGGGCACACCACGCACAATGAACAAGGAATGGCAAGAGGCCACCAACGAATACCTAAAG GAGAACAAGATCGAGCCCATCACTTGGGTCGGCAACCCAGACTACAAGGGCCCAGGCGCTGTCCAAAGTCCTCCAGCACCAAAGGAGTAA
- a CDS encoding Dibenzothiophene desulfurization enzyme C has product MSTKAREYTDPSDYNQHHERFEQEGLPKSQQAWIQRAKEVSDILAEDAAQRDIDNKSPRAEVSLLKSAGLLKVLGPEKYGGGEQSWETGYKVIREVAKGDGSLGMLLGYHLLWSTTANVVGTDEQQESVQQVIIQNNYFVGGAVNPRDSDLKISSEGDEIVFNGFKNFNTGGVVSDLTVLEGVLDGTEDHIFTFVKTIQPGISFLHNWDNVGLRLTESGGVKINDVRVPWSDALGWDAQSKRPVQEVLGIPFASMLLPTIQLVFTNFYLGIAQGALGAASQYTVNSTRAWPYGGDNKDKATDEWYILERYGEYRAHLAAADALTDRAGAEIANLYREAGQYGSVVDPSIAAKRVNPNYLANGIDETGPLNKTNPPYTISTAASFQHLPAESQTNGHANGNGHSKSNGRAGISALRRGEVAAFVAHAKVVTTDTGLAVTSGVFEMLGARATGKKYGFDRYWRDIRTHSLHDPVAYKKREVGRYQLLGEIPEPTWYT; this is encoded by the coding sequence ATGTCGACCAAAGCAAGAGAGTACACCGATCCAAGCGACTACAACCAACACCATGAACGTTTCGAACAAGAAGGACTACCTAAATCCCAGCAAGCATGGATTCAGCGAGCCAAAGAGGTCTCCGACATTTTGGCCGAAGACGCAGCCCAGCGTGATATCGACAACAAGTCGCCGCGCGCCGAAGTATCTCTCCTCAAGTCGGCTGGCCTTCTCAAGGTTCTCGGTCCTGAGAAGTATGGTGGTGGCGAACAGAGCTGGGAGACGGGCTACAAAGTCATTCGCGAGGTCGCAAAGGGCGATGGCTCTCTTGGCATGTTGCTGGGATACCACTTGCTCTGGTCCACTACCGCCAATGTTGTAGGAACAGACGAGCAGCAGGAGAGCGTGCAGCAAGTCATCATTCAGAACAACTACTTTGTCGGAGGTGCCGTCAATCCTAGAGACTCGGACCTCAAGATCTCCAGCGAAGGTGATGAGATCGTGTTCAACGGCTTCAAGAACTTCAACACTGGTGGCGTCGTCTCCGATCTGACCGTTCTCGAAGGTGTACTCGACGGCACCGAAGACCACATCTTCACCTTTGTCAAGACTATCCAACCCGGCATCAGCTTCCTGCACAACTGGGACAACGTCGGTCTTCGCCTTACAGAATCCGGCGGCGTCAAGATCAACGACGTTCGCGTTCCATGGAGCGACGCCCTAGGTTGGGACGCACAATCTAAGCGCCCGGTCCAAGAAGTCCTCGGAATCCCCTTCGCCTCCATGCTTCTGCCAACCATCCAACTCGTCTTCACAAACTTCTACCTAGGAATCGCCCAAGGTGCCCTCGGCGCAGCATCCCAATACACAGTGAACTCCACCCGCGCCTGGCCCTACGGTGGTGACAACAAGGACAAAGCCACGGATGAATGGTACATCCTCGAACGCTACGGCGAGTACCGCGCCCACCTTGCGGCCGCCGATGCCCTGACCGATCGCGCCGGCGCAGAGATCGCCAACCTTTATCGTGAAGCGGGCCAGTATGGCTCAGTCGTCGACCCATCCATTGCGGCCAAGAGGGTCAACCCAAACTACCTCGCAAACGGCATCGACGAGACCGGGCCTCTGAACAAGACTAACCCACCATACACCATCTCCACCGCAGCCTCCTTCCAGCACCTTCCTGCCGAGAGCCAAACCAACGGCCACGCCAACGGCAACGGCCACAGCAAATCCAACGGCAGAGCCGGCATCTCCGCCCTCCGCCGCGGTGAAGTCGCAGCTTTCGTCGCGCACGCTAAAGTCGTCACTACCGACACAGGTCTTGCCGTGACTAGTGGTGTGTTTGAGATGCTTGGTGCGAGAGCCACTGGCAAGAAGTATGGCTTTGACAGGTACTGGAGAGACATCAGGACGCACTCACTGCATGATCCGGTGGCgtataagaagagggaggtGGGACGATACCAGCTGTTGGGGGAAATCCCAGAGCCGACTTGGTACACTTAG